From the genome of Patescibacteria group bacterium:
CAATTCCAAAAAATAAATATATCTTTTGCCATTTATTCATAAAAACTAAACAGGCAAAGTGTGTTTCAATAACATCTGCTCTCTTTGTTGTCTCACTAGTTTTTTAGTAGTTTTTCTGTTCCAGTCTTCTCCTTTCAAGATATTGGCGAGCCAATCTCCGGCAATCAAATGTGGCATCATCACGTAGTCTGCCCCGGCCTCATACATCTCGTTAAGAAAACGAACATATGAAAGAGTCCCTATAATTATTGGTTTTGAATGGCTTTCTCTAACATGCTTTATCATTGTTACCTGACAGCTACTGCTTGGCAGAGTGGAAATAATCATTTTAGTGCTTGCCAAGGGCAACTCGGATAATAACTCTATATCTGTAGCATCACCAAAAAAACAAGGAACATTTCTAGTTTTTAACTTCTCGATAGCAATAGGATCAAAATCAACAACAGCAAAATTAACCTTCATTTCACTTAAAGCATCAACAACTTTCCATCCTATTCTATGATATCCAAAAACCAGAACATCATATTTTTTTAATTTTTCTTCGGGGCTTGAATATTTGTCCTTTCCAAAAAGTCTTAAAAATCCTTCCATCTTTTTATAAATCTGACCATTGTACATTATTAAATAAGACGAAATAAATATTGTCACAAGGGCTACAAAGGTAAATAGGGGTAATAAATTAGAATTCATAAAACCTTGTTGCTCAACAACAAATAAAAACACAAAACCAAATTCAGATACTTGCGCTGCTGTAAGACCAGCCCTAAAGGAAACTCTTCTTGAGAATTTCATTGTTCTGTAAAGAACGTACAGGATAAAAGGATTCCCTATTAAAACAAAAAGGGAAAGAATAATCCCTGGAACAATCACCTCCCCAAAACCACCAATGTTCATTTCACTTCCAAGAATTATAAAAAACATTACAATAAAAAAATCTCGAAGAGGTTTTAATCTACTAGTAATCTCCTCTCTATAAATAGAAGAACCTAGAGAAAGGCCGGCAACAATAGCACCCACCTCAAGAGATAATCCAACCCATTCAGCCAGTCCTGCCACAGAAAAACACCAAGCTATAGTAAATATCAAGAGAAATTCACCTGATTTAGCAACCCTATTTAGGAGCAATAGAATAATTCTTGATGTTAAATATATTGCCATCAAAAAAAGTGTGCTCTTTAAAAGTACGGCTGTTAACGAAAAAGCAATCGGCCCGCCCTCTTTAAATGCAGGCAGCATCATCAAGAGTACTATCGCAATAATATCTTGAATAAGCATAAGTCCAACAGTGTAGCGACCGTAAACTGTTTCCGTCTCCCTCTTCTCAGCCAAAAGCTTCATTATAATAATAGTCGAAGAAAATGTGATAGCGATAGCAAGATAAGTTGAAAATTCTCTATCAAACCCAAGCCAAGTCAATATCAAAAAACCAACTAGGGCCGTAAAAAGAACTTGCCCTCCACCAGTAACAGCGGCAACCTTCCCTATCTTTTTTAAAAAGTGAAAATTAAGACTAAGCCCAACCAAAAACAATAGAAGAATAACTCCAAACTCGGCAAAAATATGAAAATACTCCTGGCTACTATTTATAATATTTAGAAAAACAGGTCCAACTAAAATACCCGTAATTATATAGGAAATAATTAAGGGTTGTTTAAGTAATTGCACCAAAAAAGAAACAGCAATAGCTACCCCTAAAATGATACTTATATTTAGAAATATTGAATCGACCATAAGTTGTTTTATGTTTA
Proteins encoded in this window:
- a CDS encoding cation:proton antiporter — translated: MVDSIFLNISIILGVAIAVSFLVQLLKQPLIISYIITGILVGPVFLNIINSSQEYFHIFAEFGVILLLFLVGLSLNFHFLKKIGKVAAVTGGGQVLFTALVGFLILTWLGFDREFSTYLAIAITFSSTIIIMKLLAEKRETETVYGRYTVGLMLIQDIIAIVLLMMLPAFKEGGPIAFSLTAVLLKSTLFLMAIYLTSRIILLLLNRVAKSGEFLLIFTIAWCFSVAGLAEWVGLSLEVGAIVAGLSLGSSIYREEITSRLKPLRDFFIVMFFIILGSEMNIGGFGEVIVPGIILSLFVLIGNPFILYVLYRTMKFSRRVSFRAGLTAAQVSEFGFVFLFVVEQQGFMNSNLLPLFTFVALVTIFISSYLIMYNGQIYKKMEGFLRLFGKDKYSSPEEKLKKYDVLVFGYHRIGWKVVDALSEMKVNFAVVDFDPIAIEKLKTRNVPCFFGDATDIELLSELPLASTKMIISTLPSSSCQVTMIKHVRESHSKPIIIGTLSYVRFLNEMYEAGADYVMMPHLIAGDWLANILKGEDWNRKTTKKLVRQQREQMLLKHTLPV